The genome window CAGGATCTGATCCTGTCATTTCGAGCATCTTTGTCTGGATAAATGTAAGAGGGGGAACCTGAAATGCTCCGGTCCCATCCTTTTCTGAATAGTAGAGGATCAGGCTTTTCTTCCTATCTTCACTCTTTAACCCTTCTAGAGGATTCACAACGTTCATTGTGTATTCAGAGAATAGATTCTGCAGATCCATTGCCCTTTGGGGATTGCCAAAGATCTGGCCTAAAATTGCAAGATCCCTCTCCCAGGCTTCTGGGGATTCCAGGTCCATATAGATGACAGGTAAGCCAACTTTCTGGAACTCTTTGTCATATTTGCTGAACAGAAAATCTTTCATGATTACCAGATCCGGCGACGCAGACAGAATCTCTTCTATGTTGATTGTCCGTGGAAAAATAATTTTTTCATCGTATGAGGGATCGACGATGGGAAGAAAATTCCCTCGACCCTGATTTCCATCGGCCATACCTACAACACGTTCTCTGGCTTCAGGAAAGAGGAATAAGGCATCATTTACAAGGAAAGCCGATGATCCTGCCTGAACAATCCTTTCGGGAACTCCCGGCAGAACGACTGTTCTTCCTAGGGAGTCCTGAATTGTTATAGAGGTCTCAATCGTTTCGTTCTTGGAGGGTATGGAGCTGTCCTGGGCTCCTCCTGCCCACATCAATGAAAGATTCATTAGCATGAGTGTTATTATAAATTTTGTAGTTTTCATGGGTATAGAATAGTTCAGCAGTGAAGGCTTGTAAATATCAGATAAAAATGGACTGACAACCTCGGCCAAGCTCAGAGATGGTGGAAGAAGGGCCATTTTTCCTAGGCGTCAGACTCTTCGCAACATCGGCAGTCATGCTGGCAGGATGGTTGAGCCTTGATCACCTGGTTCCCATTGCAGCGTGGGCATGAAATGGCCTCCCCCGGTTCTACCTGGAAGGGCCTGTGACATGTTTTGCAGCAATACACGTTGGAAGCAAATAAGATTCTCCCTCCCGCTATTTCAAGAGGACCGCCATCGGTGAGGAAGTCGGCCGCTTTTTTTCGAGCCCGATTCAGAAGCCTGGTGAATGTGGGACGGGATATATTCATAATCCTGCTGGCATCTTTGTGGTCGTAGTTCAATTTGTCTGCCAACCTCAATGCTTCATATTCATCCAGATGCAGTTCAATAGGTTTTTTCTGACTGGTGGGAGAATCTTCGGCATTAAAGCGAAAAAACCTTGGTGGAGAATTTACAGATCTGACAATTTCATTTCTACCCATAGTCCATATCTTATTTTTATTCTTGATTTTACACAATAGTTCACAAAAACTCTCTTTACAGGCTTAGCACAGACTTGTTAATATGAACCATAGTTCAATATGAGGAGAGAGTATGGCCCAGAAATACGTCGTTATCGGTGGTTCAGCAGCCGGTCCAAAAGTAGCTTCTAAGATTAGAAGGCTTGATGAACAAGCTGAAATTATAATGATCCAGAAAGGAAAATATCTCAGCATGGCTTCCTGTGGATATCCCTACTTCGTCGGGGGGGTATTTGATGATCCAGGAGCCTTGATTGCCACACCCACTGGGGTCGCCAGGGATCCCCAGTTCTTTTCAAAGGTCAAAAATATAACGGCTCTGATTGAAACAGAAGCCATGAGCATCGACAGAACCGGAAAAAAGTTGCTTGTAAAAAACATTCCCACAGGTAAAGAAGAAGAAATCTCATATGACAAGCTTGTCATTGCAACAGGAGCTTCTCCGGTTGTTCCTCCCATCCCAGGGATAGATCTGGATGGGATTCATACACTCCAGAGTATGGAAGATGCGGTCACACTCAAAGACCTGGTTGTCAGCAAGAAGGCTAAAAAGGCTGTCATAGTCGGTGGTGGTCTCATAGGCATCGAAACCTGTGAGGCCTTTCAATTGGCCGGAATTGATACAACCGTCATTGAAATGCAGGACCAGATTCTTCCATTTCTGGATTGGGAAATGGCTAAACTTGTCGAGAATCACATGTGTTCCAAGGGTGTCAGTGTGATTACCGGAAAAGGAGTCACCAAATTTTTAGGTGAGAATGGAAAGTTGAAAGGGGTTGAGATCTCCTCAGGAGAAGTTATTTCCTGTGACAATGCTGTTATTTCTATTGGTGTTAAACCCAACAGCAGTCTGGCTTTAAATGCCGGTTTGAAAGTAGGCGACTCCAAGGGTATTCAGGTAAATCGTTTTATGCAGACTTCAGATCCTTTCATCTATGCAGCAGGGGACTGTACGGAAGTAACCAACCTCATTACTCACAATAAACAGCATTTTCCCATGGGTGATGCTGCCAACTTACAGGGACGTGTGGTTGCACAGAATGTAGTGAGAGGAAATTCTGAGGAGTATAACGGGGTCATTGGAACAGGAATCTGTAAAGTCTTTGATTTTACGGCAGGGAGTACCGGCTTGTCTCAGAAGATAGCGGAGAGAGAAGGTTTTCAAAATATCATCACAGCTGTTCATGCGGCTCCGGATAAGCCCGGATTCATGGGTGCCTCTCCACTTATTATTAAACTGATTGCCGCTAAATCAACCGGAAGATTTTTAGGAATGCAGGCTGTAGGCACAGGAGATGTGTCAAAAAGAGTTGCTATGGCGGCTATGGCTCTCCATGGAAGGTTATGCATCTCTGAAATGGTCAATCTGGATTTACCCTACGCGCCTCCATTTTCACCGGCTATTGATAACTTTATTGCAGCCGTTCATCTTCTGGAAAATAAATGGCAGCATCAGATGAATGGGATCTCGCCGGTAGAATTGAAGGCAAAGATTGACAGTGGCAAGGCGCCTTTCATTTTGGACCTAAGAGGCCCTGATGAGTTTGAACAGATGGAGCTTGGTATTGGTGAAGTCCTAATTCCTCTGGGAGCCCTACGTTCCAATTTGTCCAAACTTCCTCAGAACAAGGATGCTGAGATTGTGACATATTGTAAGATCTCCTTACGGGGGTATGAAGCCTCCTGTATCTTACGGGCTCATGGATATACCAATGTCTCTGTCTTGGAGGGAGGCATTGCGGCTTGGCCTTATCCTCGTAAAAAATGAGGTAAAACAGTTATAAAATAAATGATATAAGTGAAGCCGGTCCGGGAACAATGGGCCGGCTTTTTTAATGATGACAGTTTTTCTCTGTGTTTACACAGAGATCACGCCATGATAATTTGACTCTGTTATTTGCATATTATAAGGAGGAATTATGGCAATATTGACTCCTGAGTTTGCTCAGCAGTTTATTCAGAAAACCGTAAAGAATCTCCCATACAATGTAAATATTATGAATCATGAAGGCGTTATCATCGCCAGTAAAGATAGCAGCCGAATCGGCGATTTTCATGAGGTGGCTCATGGTCTACTTTCCGGTCAAATACAGAATGGAGTGGTTACAGAAGAGGATCATTTCATAGGCACAAAACCAGGGATCAATATGTTTATAGATCACCAGGGCAAACATATCGGTGTTATTTGCGTCTCAGGAGATCCTGACAATGTTAAAAATTTTGCTGGTTTTGTGAAGACAACAATGGAAACCATGCTCGCCTATGATTTAAAGATGTCCATGACACAGAGGTCATTAGGAGATGCTGAAAAATTCCTTCATTATATCCTTTTTGAAGAAGAATTTAATGTGGAAGATGCGAAGAGACTTCATGAACGTTATAGCAATGTGAGTCCGCAATTAGCCGTTGTCATTATTGTCCGCTATTCTTCCAGA of Oceanispirochaeta crateris contains these proteins:
- a CDS encoding ABC transporter substrate-binding protein, producing the protein MKTTKFIITLMLMNLSLMWAGGAQDSSIPSKNETIETSITIQDSLGRTVVLPGVPERIVQAGSSAFLVNDALFLFPEARERVVGMADGNQGRGNFLPIVDPSYDEKIIFPRTINIEEILSASPDLVIMKDFLFSKYDKEFQKVGLPVIYMDLESPEAWERDLAILGQIFGNPQRAMDLQNLFSEYTMNVVNPLEGLKSEDRKKSLILYYSEKDGTGAFQVPPLTFIQTKMLEMTGSDPVWTDADMGTRWTTVGFEQIAAWNPDQIFLISYRTPVSEVLNIMKENPYWMELSVNQGGEIHPFPMDFHSWDQPDPRWLLGLQWMAFVSHNEIFPETDMNLKAQQFFADFYDISEEDYSNKIYPIVEGLE
- a CDS encoding DUF134 domain-containing protein, with protein sequence MGRNEIVRSVNSPPRFFRFNAEDSPTSQKKPIELHLDEYEALRLADKLNYDHKDASRIMNISRPTFTRLLNRARKKAADFLTDGGPLEIAGGRILFASNVYCCKTCHRPFQVEPGEAISCPRCNGNQVIKAQPSCQHDCRCCEESDA
- a CDS encoding FAD-dependent oxidoreductase; this translates as MAQKYVVIGGSAAGPKVASKIRRLDEQAEIIMIQKGKYLSMASCGYPYFVGGVFDDPGALIATPTGVARDPQFFSKVKNITALIETEAMSIDRTGKKLLVKNIPTGKEEEISYDKLVIATGASPVVPPIPGIDLDGIHTLQSMEDAVTLKDLVVSKKAKKAVIVGGGLIGIETCEAFQLAGIDTTVIEMQDQILPFLDWEMAKLVENHMCSKGVSVITGKGVTKFLGENGKLKGVEISSGEVISCDNAVISIGVKPNSSLALNAGLKVGDSKGIQVNRFMQTSDPFIYAAGDCTEVTNLITHNKQHFPMGDAANLQGRVVAQNVVRGNSEEYNGVIGTGICKVFDFTAGSTGLSQKIAEREGFQNIITAVHAAPDKPGFMGASPLIIKLIAAKSTGRFLGMQAVGTGDVSKRVAMAAMALHGRLCISEMVNLDLPYAPPFSPAIDNFIAAVHLLENKWQHQMNGISPVELKAKIDSGKAPFILDLRGPDEFEQMELGIGEVLIPLGALRSNLSKLPQNKDAEIVTYCKISLRGYEASCILRAHGYTNVSVLEGGIAAWPYPRKK